The sequence below is a genomic window from Scophthalmus maximus strain ysfricsl-2021 chromosome 19, ASM2237912v1, whole genome shotgun sequence.
GAAGATCACATGCGATGGCGGTTGTGGCGATTAATCCTGCGGGAAAAACACGGcaagaaaagcacaaacacgCGAGCAACGACTCCtcaaaagagaaggagggatggagggatgatggagggatggatggagggatggatggagggatgggtggagggatgatggagggatggatggagggatggatggagggatggatggatgatggagggatggatggagggatggagggatggagggatgatggagggatggatggagggatgatggagggatggcgGAGCTGCGTTAATCTCTGAGCGTCTCGCGGGGCAGTGCTGCTGTCGGAGGAACTGTACAAACGAGGCACGTTGTTGAGGTCGTGAGGTTTTTTCGCTCCACAAAACTGAACATGTCGATTTGTTTCACAGGTAGAGATGGTCGCATGAGATCGgatggtgcgtgtgtgtgtgtgcgtgtgcgtgtgcgagtgcgtgtgtgtgttggagaaaCACAGTGTGAAAGGCATCTGGGAAAAACCAAAAGTAATCCTCATGAAGTAAAAGCCATCGAGacaaaactgctttttaaaaCCGGGAACATTTtgtatcctctcctctccggaGCTCGGTGACACTGAACGAAGAGACCGAAAACGTCCTGCAGCTCAGAAACAAGAGTGTGACAGACATGTATGATGTCCACTACGACGTCACAGTCGAAGAAGAACTGCGTGGATGACGTGCGAGTCACGTGGACGACGGCACGTTCCCTGTCGTCAGAGACGGGTTTCATCCCTTTACAGGCCGTTTGTacaaagagctgaaagaaaAGGTGATTCAGGAGGGAAGTGCCGCGACGATCCAAAGCAAAAGTGGATCCAGTCATTTGATCTGAGCTCAGGTTGTAAAGCTGAGGGGTCGCAGGGCGCcagggctgcaacagttaatctgAATGAATCGCAAActaatttgataatcgattaatcggttctagtagttaaaaaaaatctgaattctctgatttctgcttcttcaatgtgaacctgctctggtttctttgctcgtctgtgacagtgaactgaagatgaacaaaacaaaacatcatgttgagagTTTTGTGAAACACGGTCgacgtttttcaccattttatgaaccagaCGACtgatccagaaaataatcgacggattaatcgataatgaaaattaaACAGATTACCCCCTGTGATCATTCATCTTGATACTTGAGCcgtaaaacaaaaacccaaacgATAACGATGATGTTTCAATGTTTCAAAATTTTAGACAAATTTGGAATTTGGTAACggatcaaaagaaaagaaaagaagtgcgGCAGTAGTTTTATCAAAAATGCACAGAGACATTGGACTTTGACTACTACAGTTTGTATGTAAGTTACATACATCACCTGTGCTTGTAAAAATAAAggattttcagaataaaagcttCCTGTGTGGTTGATCGATGCTCAGCGTCGCCCCGAGGTTCAACTGACGAACGGGTCCAATCATCTGACACCACGACAAACTACAATACATTCGTCTCCTGGGCGGGAATCTTCAGCTGATTCTTTCGCCAAGTTAATaaatattatcttattattattatctgcatCGCTGCGGGGAGTTTCTTTGGCCTGTCAGGGGTCAAAAGGGGAAACGGGACTAAGCTAAAAGTATGAAGCGCGTTGCTGCTGGTCAATGTCAGGATTGGGGTCAGTTTGGTTTAGCAACGCTCGCAAAAACTCACGAGTTGCTTCTGGGACGCGACGGCGAGGAGGTACAAGGAAAAATCCCTCAGGCTTTCAGACCTGACAGGTCTGATCCCAAACGATGTGGGAAACGTGATCCAGAAAAAAGTTGGACTTCACAGACACGTACGCAGgatttattcataattatccacaaaaaaaaaagaagtcgaTCTGAAAAACCTCCCCTCGAACGGCGAATCATCGATATCATCGGTGCTGCTGAGAGACGAGATGAGGTCATGTCATGATGTCACATGAATCACGAGCAAATTCAAAGCAAAGGCGACGTCACGTTACTTTTAAAAATGCCCCGTCAGAACTTTTAACTAGAACCAGACCGATAATATCCGTCACTGACGTATATCGGTGTCTgcgatatgaaatcttttattgttcagaattaaacaatgcagaaaagaagatgtgcattaatgtttaaaattttACGTCAAATAAATGAtgctttattttcttaattcaagttctgtatatatttggttgtatttgtgttttctttttcttttttgtttaagtttatgctgaaattaaaaatattaagcctcaattacatttcttcgtcataaaggtttgataatgacattttaataatccTTGACagactaaaaaaataaattatatatatatatatatatatatatatatatatatatatatatatatatttatttatttatatcagaaatcttgtactccttAATATCAATATCGTTATCGgaccccaaaaatccatatcggtcgggctctagtttttaactttaaaaatcgTAAAAGTATTTTCTCTCGTATAACTGAATTaagtatatttttgtttgttttttcttttccgacCAAAATCTAGAACAAGTACCGATGTAAACAAACCTTTCCACATCCTCTTGTAATATTCATAACTTAGACTCAGTCGCTCGTAGTGTTTCACGTTGGGTTTGTAACGGAAAAAGTGAAATGAGGAAAAACGAAAATCTAAGCCAGCTCATCAACGGACAGTAGATTTATCTCATAAAGGTCGAGGTCGGTTGAGGTTCGTTTGAGGCCGTGATCAAACtaaaggcaacaacaaaaagaagaagtagcTTCAACCACGAGCCAAACGTTTTGGTATCAAGACTTTTTCAAGGTGgagaaagcaaaaaaatcaaataaaacattttacagtgtgCAACGGAACCGGGCGAATACTTCACTCCGATCGGGCCGGTGTGTCTGAAGGACGCTGTCCGAGTTCTGACATGATGGGTGAACTGTACAGGGTCCTGTAGAAACCTGGAGGGGGCGGGCAGTGTTTAAAAgaagtggtgggggggggcggggctccgTCCGGCCGCACTACCTGTTCACCGGCAGGTGCAGCCCGTTGAGGGGGTTGAGCGGCCGGGCCGGGGGCGGGTGCAGCTCCAGCTGGGCCAGCAGGGAGAAGTGGTCCGAGGGgatgtgggggtgggggcagcCAGTGATGCTGTTGTCCACCAGCCACTGGCTGTCCAGCGGGCCCAGCAGGCCCAGGACGCTCATGTGGGTCTTGGAGAAGAAGATGTAGTCGATCACGCCCTGCGGACACAAAGACGTCGTTCATGTCcggtagcttagcttagcacaaagactggaaacaaagggaaacagCTAGCTTCCCGTATCCTTTAACACCAAGCAGCTGCGACAAAATGCCgcgttaaaggggcagtaagcgatttttggagaaagattgttcgTTGTTGATGGTTTAAGCTGCCAACTGGTCCGgcacgtctgtcgctagcacgtctcttaaggtgtcggggagtgaaCTTTACAATctacacacacagttttgtttcGGTGcggtcagcagcagcatttttttttttcaatttgcataGCCAGGCCTGGGCCGAAAACACCGATATATTATTTTAGCTCACACAGAACTGACATCTATCGGAGcgcgaggaaatattcgccAATTTTTACAAAAGGTATATTGGATTAAAAACGCATACTGATACAGTGTTGGGAAAATGTCCCAAACATACAATGTGTACGACAGATAATACAAGTAACGTAACGCCTCTCCTGTTCAGGCAactcttcttgtttttgtttcattcaacGGAATCTAATCGTCGGCCATTTTGAGTTAAGCCGATGCTTGGCTCCGTCACAGCCCAGGTGTTGTAGTGTCTTTTCTCAAAAGGACCTGAGCCCTTTTTAATAAGACAATCATTTCCTTCTTTAACCACCAACACCAGCGTTTTTCTAGAAACTTTGGGCACAGAAATATTGATCGGAAGACAACATTTgttctttaaatttaaaaaaaacttgctccACGTAGCCTTTGGTTCCTTTTCATTAACGTTCAATCTGAAAATCTGTCAGCAgacttttgaaaagtgcttAATTTGTAGATTCAGTTAAGTAGTGTCGGTTTCACGAGTTGTTTCATTGTCTAACTTACAGAAATGATTTGAAAAACCAAACCTCCATCAGAAGACAAATGGATCCAACAGTCCAACACGTCCGCATTGTGACAATAATCGTCAAATTCGGTTTTTAAACTCTAACATTTTACCTTGAAGTCGTACGTGTAGTTGGTGTAAGGCATCAGGTTGCTGTCGTAGGCACTCTTCAGCTGGAAGCTGTGCGTGACGCTCCCGTCCGAGTTGCCGTTGCAGCTGAAGTTGGTCAGACAGTCGCTGTAGCGCAGCTCCTTGAAGTCCTTGTGGTTCTCGGCCACGCCGCCGTCGCTCAGGTATTCCACCACACCTGGTTGACGCCGAGGCAAAGGCAGCGTCACGATTAAATCttaatttttatataaaaaaccCTAAAGTTGCTGTCGTTAACGGAGAGACGGTTCGTACCGGAGTCGGGCAGCGAGTTGAGGTCGGCGCACAGGACgatggggatggaggaggggtcGGAGGACGGCGAGCCGGTCGCCGCGGAGCCCGAGGCCCTCTCGGCGATGCTCTTCAGCTCCGACAGGAACATCATGGTCTGGACCAGCTTGACGTCCGAGTACTCGGGGTCCCAGTGCATGTGGGCGTTGGCCACCAGGATGAGCTGCCGGTCCAGCTGAGGCTTCATGcctgggagagagaagaagaagaagaaaatggtTTCTGCTGCAGATTAAAGattagatgaataaaaaataactaaagATGTCTAAGAGCAAGTTCCCAATAAAACCTGAACTTAGTCTTATTTGCGTTTCATGAAACATCAGAGCTCTGGTGTAAATTAACAAACTTAAAGTCGCCgtaacagcaaaataaaaactaaaaagaggATTGAGTTTTAagaaatgtgaatgaaaaagaaacaaactgatAAACACTGAAAATAGGATCAAGCTGCAATAGAAGAAATTTGTGAAACTGTAAAAAGTCATTGAGTGACACCTTGTGGCGAAAAGATTTTACTGCAGACGAATTCATGCCTGAATTATTTTCATCTATTtggtaaaaacataaaatcacaaCCGATTTATTTTGGTTACAATATTTTTGCTACAGTGCAAAACATGGTATATCTtataataaattaatcaaaatagttttgaGTAGTTTATAGTGTCTCAGTTGATCCACACGTTCAGTGGATATTTGCCCAGATCGAGAATAATCGATAACGAGGCTAAATCTTGAAAACGTTGATCAGGTCTCACAGGAAACAATTCTGAAAATTGTTTAATCATGATGTTGTTTCAAATTAGTAATGGGCATGTTTCCTGGAAGCTGGAATTTCAGGGACACGGGACGCTCTCCATCCGGTTCTTACCGCCGGAGAAGGCGTCCTTGTTGACCTCGAGCAGGACGGCCACGCCGATGTTGTCCTTGGTCATCACCCGGTTCAGCATGACCTCGGAGCCCTCGGAGTTGGCCATGGCCACCTGGTTGAACTCCACCGTGTGCTTCTGCACCAGCGTGAACCTGCAGGAGGAAGACGTCCGTGAAGGAAACCGTCCAAACATCACACAAGCCTACGAACGCGTTGACGCGCCGACTGAAGAAACGGTCCTCACTTGTCGGTCTTGAAGAAAACCGCGCAGCCGTCCACgtgcttcctctcctgctcgGAGACCAGTTTGGCGCGAGACTTTGGGCAGAAGTATCCGTCGTAGCCGCGCTCCTTCAGCGTCTCCAGGAACAAGGTGTAGTACTGctccgtctccacctcctgcgGACGCACGGGACCAGAGACAAGTCGTCAGTCCACGAAATGACAAGGACGTAAGAGTTCATCAGTTCCTGTTTGATCCAGACGAGGGGACTCCTTGGAATTTTTCCAAGCCCAAAAACAAGATACGATTTGTggaatattacatttattcttgtaaaattacaacattATTCTCTTAATATTTTGACTTGattcttgtaaaattatgactttattcacataatattttgacttcattctcgtAATTactttttgactttattttttagAATATTACGACTTTCTTCTCATATTTGACTTTCTTCTTGCaattttatgattatttttccttGTGATATTGCTAATTtactctcataatattacgactttattctcattcATTTACGACCATCATCAAAGTCTCGACGTCGAGGCGCTCGCCGGTTCACCTGCAGGCTGATGACGTCGGCGTCGCAGCTGGTGATGTCCTCCATGATGCCCTTCTTCCGGTACTCCCAGTTGAGCGCCCAGGACGGACAGTAGCCGTACAGCTGCCGCGTGGCGTACTTGTCGCACAGCACGTTGTAGCACATGACGGTGAACGTGGCTGTGGGGACGGAGAGGACGACACGTGAAGCAAGAATGACAGAGtttgggagagagagtgtgtcgGGAATGAAGCTCCCCCTCGCTCACCTGTGGGAATCGTCTGGTCTCGCTCCTTCAGAGTGACCCAAGGTCTTTGGGGAAGCTGCTCCGGGTGAACTGGAATGCAAAGAGAAGCGTGATTGCTCGTTTGTCCGCGACAGGTCCGATCACACAGCCGTGCGGTGGAAGTCGAACCATTTACCCGCTAGATTGTCGAGCATGTAGTTCAGAAGCTTCCTGGTTCCGTCCGGCTCCTGGTACAGGTTGAGGATGTCCTGGGACAGAGGGTTTCCTGCACAACAGCCACACGGACcaaatacaaacatgaacactgatttttttgtgtgtgtcaaatgtACGTAAAAGATATTTTCAGCCTCACTCACCTTTCAGCCCGAGGGTTTGTAACTGGAACAGTCTCCCGAGTTCATAAGGCAGAACTCGCAAAAGATTGTTGTTTAAAAGCAACTCcctgaaagaaaagatgattATTGTTTAATCTAAAAgcacaaactgtatttaaagaccaggattatattatataaaccATGAAAACATCTTTTAGCTTAAAGTGTTTCCAGTAAAGAAGTGACGAGGGACAAAAGTTCACAGTCGGTGTCACAACATGTTCCAGAGTTTGTCCAAACAAGGATTCCTCCGTCAGACTTGGTGGAGAATCACTTCTGAATTCTCCCAAGAAGGAAATTAATAATgttggaggagaaggaaaaggaaaacgtCTGAATCCGAGTTCATTAACCTCCACCGACTCATTTCCTTTGGGATCTGCTCTGTTTACACAGAAGCACTCAAGACTGCATCATAATTACAAAATTCCTGGTTGTTTTTCGGCCTTTGTGGAAAATTACTTAATGAGCAGATCTTCTTCATGATCGTATCAGAAGTTCAGGATTTATGCATCGATGTTGATGAAGATCCCCCTGATGTGATCTGGAATTTGATTCGTATGATTAATATGTCGAAAGATGCTTGTTCCTCATTTTAACATAAATCTCCACTGAGATGTAAAATAATATCTTGTTAAGTCGTGGACGTTCTAAAACGTGACTTAATGTTGCCAAAGCAGCGATGAACAATCGccacatttctctcagatatgcttcgtcataaacacgtacacctgtgaaaaaatctAAACTGAAATCCAATAATaatggacgttatcttacattaagcgTTTTCCCAATAGGAGTCAGTTAAAAGAAAAGGGCTTAGCGTGACTTAACgtgcttaatgtaagataacgtccataattatgCGATTtccattttgattttttcacaagtgtaagtgtttatgacgaagcatgtctgagagaaatttggtgattgTTGATCACTGCTTTGGCAACATTAAATCACATTTCCTTATAATGGAGTTCTACGGAAAAAACGCAtcatgtaagataacgtccataattataatatttggGGTTTGATTTTTCACAGGCGTAAGTGTTTATGttgaagcatatctgagaggaATTTGGTGATTGttgatcgctgctttggcaCAGTAAGTCACGTTGAGCGTTTCAGAACGTCCCTTCCAGTCCCATTGCAGAATCTTCTAGCTAATTTTTCCTGCCAGAAGCTTGCGTTTCCCCGACGTCCCCGAAGGCAGCACCTCCCAGCCACCCACCTGAGAGAGACCATGGTGCCGAGCTCGGCCGGCAGACTCCGCAGCTTGTTGGACGACAGGTTCAGGTAGACCAGGTGCGGCAGCCGGGCGATGTCCGGCGGGATGCGGCTCAGGTTGTTGTCGTTGATGTGCAGCGCCGTCAGGTGGGTGAGCGTCCACAGCGAGCTGCTCAGACTCCGCACGCGCCCTGCGTCcgtccccccacacacacacacacacacacacacacacacacacacacacacacacacacacacacacacacacacacacacacacacacacacacacacacacacacacacacacacacacacacacacacacacacacacacacacacacttactttacGTGTGACTGTGGCTCTGCTCTTAACAAAACCTCTATTGAAACCTGAGAATTTTTGGGTTTTGTGGGCAaatatttaaactatttttaatttttgaccTTTTCACGGGGGAACAATATCTTTGATTCAGTTCTGCAGTCGGCAACAGAATCCTCGTCAGGGGGAAGAACCACATGAAACAGCGGTCGCACCAACATGTGACGGTAAAACCCACAAGTCAAAGCCGACGGAGGGAATCGAACAACACCGGTGGAGAACGATTACTTACTTAGTTCAGAtgataaaacataatttaataataatctaCACTGATCTTTCAGCAGCTTCCGTCAGAAGGAAactctgattattattattattgacactTTGATTATCAGATATATGGAGAAGTGACAACTTTGAAATCAGGCTGGTGAAGTTTGATGataaatattgataatataGGTTTTGGTGTCaaaagaatctcattcattcGTTTTTCCAGAGGGTCACTATCTCAACCAGGACTCGTTTCAGTCGCCCAGTGACGAGAATATAGAAAAGACAATGAATATAGTCAGAGcgagtaaacaaaaaaaaaacagagataaatCTTTCCTCTTCTTATGAGTAAGAAGTTACCTTCTTATGCACATTAATGGGAACTGATTACACTATTTTATGCACAATCTTTATATTTGTATTCCTTCTTCTTTTATACTTTTACATTCTTAGGAAAAGTTCCGCACAGTGTCCGTACGGGGAAACATTTGCGTTTTCACATTCcggaaaatttctggaaaatgtccggacgtcAACCCGacagtgagaacacacacattcagattcATCTCGAGGATTGAAACTAtgacttttaaaacattttaaatgtttgtgggAAAACTACTTTTctgacacatttatttttggatgTCAGAATTTTACTTATC
It includes:
- the cnot6l gene encoding CCR4-NOT transcription complex subunit 6-like, which translates into the protein MPKEKYDPPDPRRCYTIMSAEEVAAGKKSYWAELEISGRVRSLSSSLWTLTHLTALHINDNNLSRIPPDIARLPHLVYLNLSSNKLRSLPAELGTMVSLRELLLNNNLLRVLPYELGRLFQLQTLGLKGNPLSQDILNLYQEPDGTRKLLNYMLDNLAVHPEQLPQRPWVTLKERDQTIPTATFTVMCYNVLCDKYATRQLYGYCPSWALNWEYRKKGIMEDITSCDADVISLQEVETEQYYTLFLETLKERGYDGYFCPKSRAKLVSEQERKHVDGCAVFFKTDKFTLVQKHTVEFNQVAMANSEGSEVMLNRVMTKDNIGVAVLLEVNKDAFSGGMKPQLDRQLILVANAHMHWDPEYSDVKLVQTMMFLSELKSIAERASGSAATGSPSSDPSSIPIVLCADLNSLPDSGVVEYLSDGGVAENHKDFKELRYSDCLTNFSCNGNSDGSVTHSFQLKSAYDSNLMPYTNYTYDFKGVIDYIFFSKTHMSVLGLLGPLDSQWLVDNSITGCPHPHIPSDHFSLLAQLELHPPPARPLNPLNGLHLPVNR